One segment of Leptodactylus fuscus isolate aLepFus1 chromosome 7, aLepFus1.hap2, whole genome shotgun sequence DNA contains the following:
- the LOC142214415 gene encoding vomeronasal type-2 receptor 26-like — MIIKSSAASHVLYMNTMVSLNPPRTEGLMLALPLVARSDQTPAPACRLEIERMVEDYEYVQDGDIVIGGVVTVNNIMYSISVQYAQFKSISACSKYVSECVISETCNSWKIPLSPDICQHKNLMAFFHSVDEINKNPSILPNLTLGYHIYDSCADPKKAIKSILQILSGPGNVVPNYSCTKKKVVGFIGDHFSSTTIPIAQLMWIYPYTQFCNKFSMLRMWRISCTQDIKEGNFGDFHKQDITDLAATSRKPSSLRATPKKMAEATTELKKSIGVAPGLKRQKIIYAFLINNTDTDPLLSDRHLFPSFFRTVPDEYTTYSVICHFLNYFGWNWVGIITSDDDAGEKEVSLLTKVLARHEICVEFVIKGRYSQLRHEKNIEEDIDVLDKSSAEVIILCGTPLQIFTEYLHEIVDLIHKKTLIFNPELSPNWKYYGEPYAQIINLSLSFFLRQEDGPDIENNYKSPHPFKYPKDSMTVALMFITYNVTSLKEVEDKMYETHFQKQNETGELDELLHVDFGKLKFQVYSAVLSLAMALNNMYNYHGHPNTDQLYQHRHKLKKYVEALMCLDEFGKEYKCFTEKGYKVFDYNINNPIILNGRLSDWNTVGQYVITSTDDLYFWVDKKNILWKNNANEIPWSRCSERCKPGDRKVASSSTQLCCYGCVPCSEGEISNISDSKNCMKCPEDSWPNENGTFCVLKEMEYLSYTEDILSSAFSCLSSFFCILTILIFAIFVSKRDTPIVRANNKNLSFVLLVSIMLSFLCVFLFLGRPVDITCMLRQISTGILLSVSISSLLAKTIMVCIAFKATKPGSVWRRWIGVKLPNSVLLICSSVQVVLCMSWVTLSPPFQELDTHSYKEKTVVQCNEGSDLWFYSVLGYMGILAAISFIIAFLVRTLPDSFNEAKYITFSMLVFCSVWIAMIPAYLSTKGKYMVAVEIFAILTSNAGLLGCIFIPKCYIILLKPELNTRKRLLEPKNTVLHH; from the exons ACTCCAGCTCCAGCCTGTAGACTTGAGATTGAGAGAATGGTAGAAGATTATGAATATGTCCAGGATGGAGACATTGTGATCGGAGGAGTCGTCACTGTCAACAATATAATGTATTCTATTTCAGTTCAGTATGCACAATTCAAGAGTATCTCGGCATGTTCTAAGTATGTGTCAGAATGTGTGATATCAG AAACCTGTaactcctggaaaatccctttaag TCCAGATATTTGTCAACACAAGAATCTAATGGCTTTCTTTCACTCTGTGGATGAAATCAATAAAAATCCTTCAATTCTACCGAACCTGACCCTGGGATATCACATCTATGACTCGTGTGCAGATCCCAAGAAGGCGATAAAGAGCATTTTACAGATTTTATCTGGACCTGGAAATGTTGTCCCCAATTACTCCTGTACTAAGAAGAAGGTTGTAGGATTTATTGGAGATCATTTCTCATCAACCACTATACCTATAGCACAACTGATGTGGATATATCCATACACACAG TTCTGCAATAAGTTCTCCATGCTACGTATGTGGAGGATTTCCTGTACCCAGGATATCAAGGAAGGGAATTTTGGAGACTTCCATAAACAAGATATAACAGACCTAGCTGCAACTAGTAGGAAGCCAAGTAGTTTACGA GCAacaccaaagaagatggctgaagcaaccacagagttgaaaaagtccATAGGAGTGGCCCCTGGGCTCAAAAGGCAAAAA ATAATTTATGCTTTTTTAAttaataatacagatacagacCCATTGCTCAGTGACCGACATCTGTTTCCGTCTTTCTTCCGGACTGTTCCTGATGAGTACACAACCTATTCTGTCATATGTCATTTTCTGAACTACTTTGGATGGAACTGGGTTGGAATCATAACTTCTGATGATGACGCCGGAGAGAAAGAAGTGAGCTTACTGACAAAGGTTCTCGCCAGACATGAGATCTGTGTGGAGTTTGTTATAAAAGGAAGATATTCACAATTACGTCATGAAAAAAACATTGAAGAAGACATTGATGTGCTAGATAAGTCATCTGCTgaagttattatactctgtggaactCCATTACAAATTTTCACAGAATATCTTCATGAGATTGTAGATTTGATACATAAGAAGACCCTAATTTTTAATCCAGAACTCTCTCCAAACTGGAAATATTATGGTGAACCTTATGCACAGATAATAAATCTCTCTTTATCATTTTTCCTGAGACAAGAAGACGGTCCAGATATAGAAAATAACTACAAGAGTCCCCATCCGTTTAAGTATCCTAAAGACTCGATGACTGTTGCTCTCATGTTCATAACATATAATGTTACATCACTAAAAGAAGTAGAAGATAAAATGTATGAAACACATTTTCAGAAACAGAATGAGACAGGAGAACTCGATGAACTTTTACATGTCGATTTTGGTAAACTCAAGTTTCAAGTGTATTCCGCTGTCCTGTCCCTGGCCATGGCCTTAAATAATATGTACAATTATCATGGCCATCCAAATACAGACCAGTTATATCAACATAGACATAAG CTGAAGAAATACGTAGAGGCGCTGATGTGTCTAGATGAATTTGGGAAAGAATATAAATGTTTCACTGAGAAAGGATATAAAGTATTCGACTACAATATTAATAATCCCATTATACTGAATGGTCGATTGTCAGATTGGAACACAGTCGGACAGTACGTGATAACGTCTACGGATGACTTGTATTTTTGGGTtgacaaaaaaaacatattatgGAAAAATAATGCAAATGAA ATCCCTTGGTCTCGATGCTCAGAAAGATGTAAGCCTGGAGACCGTAAAGTGGCAAGTTCTAGTACACAACTGTGCTGTTATGGTTGTGTCCCATGTTCAGAAGGAGAAATATCTAATATCTCAG ATAGCAAAAACTGCATGAAATGTCCAGAAGACTCGTGGCCAAATGAGAACGGAACATTCTGCGTCTTGAAGGAGATGGAATATTTATCTTATACTGAGGACATCTTATCAAGCGCATTTTCCTGTTTATCGTCTTTCTTCTGTATtctgactattttaatttttgcaatttttgtttCAAAACGCGACACCCCGATTGTGAGAGCGAATAACAAGAACCTGAGCTTtgtcctcctggtctccatcatgctgagcttcctctgtgtcttcttgTTCCTTGGTCGTCCTGTGGATATAACCTGCATGTTACGTCAGATCTCTACTGGAATATTACTCTCAGTATCCATCTCTTCATTGTTGGCCAAGACCATCATGGTTTGCATTGCATTCAAAGCCACCAAGCCTGGAAGTGTGTGGAGAAGATGGATTGGGGtaaaactccctaatagtgtgctCCTGATCTGCTCCTCTGTCCAGGTTGTCCTCTGTATGAGTTGGGTGACCCTCTCTCCTCCCTTCCAGGAGCTGGACACACATTCTTataaggagaagactgtagtccAGTGTAATGAAGGGTCAGATCTTTGGTTCTACTCTGTCCTGGGTTATATGGGGATTCTGGCCGCCATTAGTTTTATTATAGCTTTCTTAGTcaggacattaccggacagttttaatgaggccaagtacatcaccttcagcatgctggtgttctgtagtgtctggatagccatgatcccggcttatctcAGCACCAAAGGCAAATACATGGTGGCTGTGGAGATATTTGCCATCCTGACCTCTAATGCTGGACTGTTGGGCTGTATATTTATCCCTAAATGTTATATCATTCTGCTGAAGCCTGAACTAAATACTAGAAAACGTTTATTAGAACCTAAGAATACCGTGTTACATCATTGA